The Pantoea phytobeneficialis genome has a segment encoding these proteins:
- a CDS encoding glyoxalase yields the protein MNLNRRTFLLALGALGALGVARNVQAFTAEDPLPLERVVVSPWMANQVALTRGNLLFLGLPRYAKDKPTPSLARRETDGSLRPFPGNGWNEWQPGKDGRNAFVYLNSVHIFADDTVWCVDQGSLSAGVFSAKDAVPQPGAQKLVQLDAHSGEILQILRFDERILPPGAQMNDLRFHGNALYITDSGLGGIIVHDMVSGKTLRRLSATPVVKASDKAPPAMLSGIKGSKTFHPPNSDMIEITADGNWLYWAAPTGPLYRVETRWLQSDLPDEDILPHVEQVYDNNFSGGCCMDSAGNVYFSETVTHNIRVLAPSGETRVIASDVRLLRPDGTFISADRQLYIPVKQPLAAQPGAAAHFAIYKLALPDQFQGLNLGGPITG from the coding sequence GTGAACCTCAATCGCCGTACATTTTTGCTGGCGCTGGGCGCGCTGGGCGCGCTGGGCGTAGCGCGCAATGTTCAGGCTTTTACGGCTGAAGATCCCTTGCCACTGGAGCGGGTGGTCGTTTCGCCGTGGATGGCGAATCAGGTGGCGTTAACCCGCGGTAATCTGCTGTTTCTTGGCCTGCCACGCTATGCCAAAGATAAACCGACACCTTCCCTGGCGCGACGCGAGACGGATGGCAGTTTGCGACCTTTCCCTGGCAATGGCTGGAATGAGTGGCAGCCGGGTAAAGATGGGCGCAATGCGTTTGTTTACCTTAACTCGGTACATATTTTTGCTGATGATACGGTGTGGTGTGTTGATCAGGGGTCGCTCAGTGCCGGTGTTTTTTCAGCAAAAGATGCGGTGCCACAACCCGGCGCGCAAAAGTTGGTGCAGTTGGATGCACATAGCGGCGAAATCCTGCAAATTCTGCGGTTTGACGAACGCATCCTGCCGCCAGGCGCGCAGATGAACGACCTGCGTTTTCACGGCAACGCGTTGTACATTACCGATTCCGGTCTGGGTGGCATCATTGTACACGACATGGTCAGTGGCAAAACGCTGCGTCGTTTGTCGGCTACCCCGGTGGTGAAGGCGTCGGATAAAGCGCCACCGGCGATGTTGTCTGGCATCAAAGGCAGCAAAACCTTCCATCCGCCCAATAGCGATATGATTGAAATCACCGCCGACGGTAACTGGCTTTACTGGGCGGCACCAACCGGGCCGCTTTATCGCGTGGAAACCCGTTGGCTGCAAAGTGATCTGCCTGATGAAGACATCCTGCCCCATGTTGAGCAGGTGTATGACAACAACTTCTCGGGGGGCTGCTGCATGGATTCGGCGGGCAATGTGTACTTCTCGGAAACCGTTACCCACAACATTCGGGTGTTGGCACCGTCCGGTGAAACGCGCGTCATTGCCAGTGATGTGCGGTTGTTACGGCCAGACGGCACGTTTATCAGCGCCGATCGTCAGCTTTATATTCCGGTTAAACAGCCGCTGGCAGCGCAACCGGGCGCGGCTGCGCATTTTGCCATTTATAAGCTGGCGTTGCCCGATCAGTTTCAGGGCCTCAACCTGGGCGGCCCGATTACGGGTTAA